A part of Anolis sagrei isolate rAnoSag1 chromosome 3, rAnoSag1.mat, whole genome shotgun sequence genomic DNA contains:
- the LOC132769658 gene encoding snaclec coagulation factor IX-binding protein subunit A-like codes for MKSHIIMLLSLEVLALPVFEGNELPETKDRDRRFLLGNIFGGNNPPTAPVNIKPPVLPGSSLIGPEYFCQGGCRDGWISYMGQCYVFVPNQMTWEQAEWTCQNQAKGGHLTSISSAEHNAFLVNLATYYGQRTAQFWTGGSQRRGSSLKWTDGSLANFIQRPLSSLLHVVGETINSILSIRICLKLNINIGGQGNWDGSDCQKKLPFICSYKPNLTPP; via the exons ATGAAGTCACATATAATTATGTTGCTGTCCCTGGAAGTACTGGCTCTCCCTGTTTTTGAAG GCAATGAGCTTCCAGAAACCAAGGATCGTGACCGCCGGTTCTTGTTGGGAAACATTTTTGGTGGGAATAATCCCCCTACTGCTCCTGTGAATATCAAGCCCCCAGTTTTACCTGGCTCCTCCCTGATAGGCCCAGAATACTTTTGCCAAGGTGGTTGCCGTGATGGCTGGATAAGTTACATGGGCCAGTGCTACGTCTTTGTTCCAAATCAGATGACATGGGAGCAAGCCGAG tgGACCTGCCAAAATCAAGCCAAAGGGGGACACCTGACCAGTATCTCAAGTGCAGAGCATAATGCTTTCCTTGTAAACCTGGCTACTTATTATGGACAAAGAACAGCCCAGTTCTGGACAGGAGGAAGCCAACGAAGA GGATCTTCCCTAAAATGGACGGATGGCTCTCTGGCAAATTTCATTCAACGTCCGCTAAGCTCACTTCTTCATGTGGTTGGGGAAACAATTAACAGCATTCTGAGTATTCGCATTTGCTTGAAGTTAAATATCAATATAGGAG GCCAGGGTAACTGGGATGGCTCGGACTGCCAAAAGAAATTACCCTTCATCTGCAGCTACAAACCTAATCTGACACCACCCTAA